A genome region from Ralstonia solanacearum K60 includes the following:
- a CDS encoding replication-associated recombination protein A, translated as MNASLFPDAPAHMPLAERLRPHSVDEVIGQRHLLGPGKPLRVAFASGEPHSMILWGPPGVGKTTLARLMADAFDAEFIALSAVLSGVKDIREAVERAEQFRAHGRRTLVFVDEVHRFNKSQQDAFLPHVESGLFTFIGATTENPSFEVNGALLSRAAVYVLKSLSDDELKQLAERARQELGGLEWAPAALDAVVASADGDGRKLLNNLEIVTRAARAQAEGDTVPTVDEALLASALSENLRRFDKGGDAFYDQISALHKSVRGSDPDAALYWFCRMLDGGADPRYLARRIVRMAWEDIGLADPRAARITLDAAETYERLGSPEGELALAQALIYLAIAPKSNAGYNAYNAARAFVGQDKSRPVPVHLRNAPTRLMKELGYGHAYRYAHDEPEAYAAGETYFPDDLPAQGWYAPVPRGLEGKIGDKLRHLRELDAQWLAQQKNKSSRDD; from the coding sequence ATGAACGCTTCTCTCTTTCCGGACGCGCCCGCCCACATGCCGCTGGCCGAGCGCCTCCGCCCGCATTCCGTCGACGAGGTCATCGGCCAGCGGCACCTGCTGGGGCCGGGCAAGCCGCTGCGCGTGGCGTTCGCTTCGGGCGAGCCGCATTCGATGATCCTGTGGGGGCCGCCGGGCGTGGGCAAGACCACGCTGGCGCGGCTGATGGCCGATGCGTTCGATGCGGAATTCATTGCGCTGTCGGCCGTGCTGTCGGGGGTCAAGGACATCCGCGAGGCGGTGGAGCGGGCCGAGCAGTTTCGCGCGCACGGTCGCCGCACGCTGGTGTTCGTCGACGAGGTGCACCGCTTCAACAAGAGCCAGCAGGACGCCTTCCTGCCGCACGTGGAAAGCGGCCTGTTCACCTTCATCGGCGCGACCACCGAGAACCCGTCGTTCGAGGTGAACGGCGCGCTGCTGTCGCGGGCGGCGGTGTATGTGCTCAAGAGCCTGTCGGACGACGAGCTCAAGCAACTGGCCGAGCGGGCGCGGCAGGAGCTGGGCGGCCTGGAGTGGGCGCCCGCCGCGCTCGACGCCGTGGTCGCCTCTGCCGATGGCGATGGCCGCAAGCTGCTGAACAACCTCGAGATCGTCACCCGCGCCGCGCGTGCGCAGGCCGAAGGCGACACCGTGCCGACCGTCGATGAAGCGCTGCTGGCCTCCGCGCTGTCGGAGAACCTGCGCCGCTTCGACAAGGGCGGCGATGCCTTCTACGACCAGATCAGCGCGTTGCACAAGTCGGTGCGCGGCTCCGATCCGGACGCGGCGCTGTACTGGTTCTGCCGCATGCTCGACGGCGGCGCCGACCCGCGCTACCTGGCGCGCCGCATCGTCCGCATGGCCTGGGAAGACATCGGCCTGGCCGATCCGCGCGCCGCGCGCATCACGCTGGATGCCGCCGAGACCTACGAGCGCCTGGGCTCGCCGGAGGGCGAACTGGCGCTGGCGCAGGCGCTGATCTACCTGGCCATCGCACCCAAGTCCAATGCCGGCTACAACGCCTATAACGCGGCGCGTGCCTTCGTCGGCCAAGACAAGTCGCGCCCCGTGCCGGTTCACCTGCGCAACGCGCCGACCCGGCTGATGAAAGAGCTCGGCTACGGTCACGCCTACCGCTACGCCCACGACGAGCCCGAAGCCTACGCCGCCGGCGAGACCTACTTTCCGGACGACCTGCCGGCACAGGGCTGGTACGCGCCGGTGCCGCGCGGCCTGGAAGGCAAGATCGGCGACAAGCTGCGGCACCTGCGCGAGCTGGACGCCCAGTGGTTG